In Agromyces sp. 3263, a single genomic region encodes these proteins:
- a CDS encoding APC family permease, translating into MTHQSPPQLAPLTEATAAVDGSTQGISKKGLSAGSVGLIGAIVIGISCIAPAYTLTAALGPTVSEVGVQVPAIILVGFIPMLLVAFGYRELNTRMPDSGTSFTWATRAFGPWIGWMAGWGLVAATILVLSNLAGIAVDFLFLLISQVAGNPEIADLATNPFINVGVCLLFVLGATWVSYRDMQTTQKLQYWLVGFQVVVLVVFAVAALIEVANGNAFDATAIDLSWFNPFAVESFSSFAAGLSLSIFIFWGWDVTLTMNEETRGSHKTPGRAATITVVTIVVLYLLIAVALIAYAGVGTGEYGLGNPDIQDNVFFHLAGPILGPLAVLVSLAVLTSSASSLQSTFVSPARTLLAMGHYGALPEKFASVSPRFFTPGYATIVSAIVAAAFYAVMRFLSEDVLWDTITALGMMICFYYGITAFACVWFFRRVWWRSVRNVFFTLLFPLIGGVILATLFFTTLIDSMNPDYGSGSNVFGVGLVFVLGMVVLLSGVAVMLWQAWKRPAFFRGEVLSRASAED; encoded by the coding sequence ATGACGCACCAATCCCCGCCGCAGCTCGCGCCCCTGACGGAGGCGACCGCCGCCGTCGACGGCTCCACGCAGGGCATCTCGAAGAAGGGCCTGTCGGCCGGGTCGGTCGGCCTCATCGGCGCGATCGTCATCGGCATCTCGTGCATCGCCCCGGCCTACACGCTCACTGCGGCCCTCGGCCCGACGGTGTCGGAGGTCGGCGTGCAGGTGCCGGCGATCATCCTCGTGGGCTTCATCCCGATGCTGCTCGTGGCCTTCGGCTACCGGGAGCTCAACACGCGGATGCCCGACTCGGGCACCTCGTTCACGTGGGCGACGCGCGCGTTCGGCCCGTGGATCGGGTGGATGGCCGGCTGGGGCCTCGTGGCGGCGACGATCCTCGTGCTGTCCAACCTCGCAGGCATCGCCGTCGACTTCCTCTTCCTGCTCATCTCGCAGGTCGCCGGCAATCCCGAGATCGCCGACCTCGCGACGAACCCGTTCATCAACGTCGGGGTGTGCCTGCTGTTCGTGCTCGGTGCCACGTGGGTGTCGTACCGGGACATGCAGACGACGCAGAAGCTGCAGTACTGGCTCGTCGGCTTCCAGGTCGTCGTGCTCGTGGTGTTCGCGGTCGCGGCCCTCATCGAGGTCGCGAACGGCAACGCCTTCGACGCCACGGCCATCGACCTGAGCTGGTTCAACCCGTTCGCGGTCGAGTCGTTCTCGTCGTTCGCGGCGGGCCTCTCGCTCTCGATCTTCATCTTCTGGGGCTGGGACGTCACGCTCACGATGAACGAGGAGACGCGCGGGTCGCACAAGACCCCGGGCCGCGCGGCCACCATCACCGTCGTCACGATCGTCGTGCTCTACCTGCTCATCGCAGTGGCGCTGATCGCGTACGCGGGCGTCGGTACCGGCGAGTACGGGCTGGGCAACCCCGACATCCAGGACAACGTGTTCTTCCACCTGGCCGGGCCGATCCTCGGCCCGCTCGCCGTGCTCGTCTCGCTCGCCGTGCTCACTAGCTCGGCGTCCTCGCTGCAGTCGACCTTCGTGTCGCCGGCGCGCACCCTGCTCGCGATGGGCCACTACGGCGCGCTCCCCGAGAAGTTCGCGTCGGTGAGCCCGCGGTTCTTCACGCCCGGCTACGCGACGATCGTGTCGGCCATCGTGGCCGCGGCCTTCTACGCGGTCATGCGCTTCCTCAGCGAGGACGTGCTGTGGGACACGATCACGGCACTCGGCATGATGATCTGCTTCTACTACGGCATCACCGCGTTCGCGTGCGTGTGGTTCTTCCGCAGGGTGTGGTGGCGGTCGGTGCGGAACGTCTTCTTCACGCTGCTGTTCCCGCTCATCGGCGGCGTCATCCTCGCGACCCTCTTCTTCACGACGCTCATCGACAGCATGAACCCCGACTACGGCAGCGGCTCGAACGTGTTCGGCGTGGGCCTCGTGTTCGTGCTGGGCATGGTCGTGCTGCTCTCGGGCGTCGCGGTGATGCTCTGGCAGGCGTGGAAGCGGCCTGCCTTCTTCCGTGGCGAGGTGCTCTCCCGGGCGTCCGCCGAGGACTGA
- a CDS encoding universal stress protein, protein MTAVTDAATGGSADPAARRIVVGYTANDSGADALAVATRLARASEALLDIVMVLPSEARSSTVPTDPGYERYLKEQSREWLAEASESLDDDDDVAQLLHIRYAESFAEGLIAAAHEFGANLIVVGAARGGLFGRSRIGSVANELLHSSDVPVALAPSGSREIPVPVGVTRVTAAIGTRPGADALLGASVALATAVHAPLRLVSLVSVDLPAGMDEGLAELTSTVHADEVLAAARRELPRTLDATAVAATAATVEEAVRGLDWHDGEIVLVGSSRLATPHHLFLGSTAAKMLRELPVPMIVVPRTTTS, encoded by the coding sequence GTGACTGCGGTGACGGATGCCGCGACCGGCGGCTCCGCGGATCCCGCTGCCCGCCGGATCGTCGTCGGGTACACGGCGAACGACTCGGGTGCCGACGCGCTCGCCGTCGCGACCCGGCTGGCGCGCGCGAGCGAGGCGCTGCTCGACATCGTCATGGTGCTGCCCAGCGAGGCGCGTTCGAGCACCGTGCCGACCGATCCCGGGTACGAGCGGTACCTCAAGGAGCAGTCGCGGGAGTGGCTCGCCGAGGCCTCCGAGTCGCTCGACGATGATGACGACGTCGCCCAGCTGCTGCACATCCGCTACGCCGAGTCGTTCGCCGAGGGCCTCATCGCCGCGGCGCACGAGTTCGGCGCGAACCTCATCGTCGTGGGCGCCGCTCGGGGCGGGCTGTTCGGCCGGTCGCGCATCGGCTCGGTCGCGAACGAGCTGCTGCACTCGTCCGACGTGCCGGTCGCCCTGGCGCCGTCGGGCTCCCGCGAGATCCCCGTGCCGGTCGGCGTGACCCGGGTGACCGCGGCGATCGGCACGCGGCCCGGCGCCGACGCGCTGCTCGGGGCATCCGTCGCCCTCGCCACCGCCGTGCACGCGCCGCTGCGGCTCGTGTCGCTCGTCTCCGTCGACCTGCCCGCGGGCATGGACGAGGGCCTCGCCGAGCTCACGAGCACCGTGCACGCCGACGAGGTGCTCGCCGCCGCTCGCCGCGAGCTGCCGCGCACGCTCGACGCCACGGCCGTGGCTGCGACGGCCGCCACCGTCGAGGAGGCGGTTCGAGGCCTCGACTGGCACGACGGCGAGATCGTGCTCGTCGGCTCGAGCCGCCTCGCGACGCCCCACCACCTGTTCCTCGGATCGACCGCGGCGAAGATGCTGCGCGAACTGCCGGTGCCCATGATCGTGGTCCCGCGCACGACCACCTCCTGA
- a CDS encoding NAD(P)/FAD-dependent oxidoreductase has protein sequence MERIDCDVVIVGAGASGLTTATRLKEAGRTVVVLEARDRAGGRLWTDDIDGAMLEIGGQWVSPDQDALIETLDDLGLETYPRYREGVNIYIGPDGEQKRFEGEIFPVPPATEQEILTLIEKLDALVAEIDPDRPWEHPQAKDLDEISFSRWLETQTDDLEARENIGMFIAGAMLTKPAHAFSALQALLMAASAGSFSNLVDADFILDRRVVGGLQQVPLLLAERLGGAVRLGQAVRTVRWHPETPDRGVVAVTDDLEVHAQHVVLAVPPILISRISYEPPLPRRQQQLHQHLSMGFVIKVHAVYETPFWREQGLSGTAFSPYELVHEAYDNTNHEDPRGTLVGFVADEEADGVFSLSAEERKERILESLSHYYGEQAKHPVVYYESDWGSEEWTRGAYAASFDMGGLARYGADLRTPVGPIHFSCSDMAGKGYQHVDGAIRVGREVADEILAAS, from the coding sequence ATGGAACGCATCGACTGCGACGTCGTCATCGTGGGCGCCGGGGCATCCGGCCTCACCACCGCCACCCGACTGAAGGAGGCCGGCCGCACGGTCGTCGTCCTCGAGGCGCGCGACCGCGCGGGCGGGCGGCTCTGGACCGACGACATCGACGGCGCGATGCTCGAGATCGGCGGCCAGTGGGTCTCGCCCGACCAGGACGCGCTCATCGAGACGCTCGACGACCTCGGCCTCGAGACGTACCCGCGCTACCGCGAGGGCGTGAACATCTACATCGGCCCCGATGGGGAGCAGAAGCGGTTCGAGGGCGAGATCTTCCCGGTGCCGCCGGCGACCGAGCAGGAGATCCTCACCCTCATCGAGAAGCTCGACGCGCTCGTCGCCGAGATCGATCCCGACCGTCCGTGGGAGCACCCGCAGGCGAAGGACCTCGACGAGATCTCGTTCTCGCGCTGGCTCGAGACGCAGACCGACGACCTCGAGGCGCGCGAGAACATCGGCATGTTCATCGCCGGCGCCATGCTCACCAAGCCCGCGCACGCGTTCTCGGCGCTGCAGGCGCTGCTCATGGCGGCATCCGCCGGTTCGTTCTCGAACCTCGTCGACGCCGACTTCATCCTCGACCGCCGTGTCGTCGGCGGCCTGCAGCAGGTGCCGCTGCTGCTCGCGGAGCGGCTCGGCGGTGCCGTGCGTCTCGGCCAGGCGGTGCGCACCGTTCGCTGGCACCCCGAGACCCCCGACCGGGGCGTCGTCGCCGTGACCGACGACCTCGAGGTGCACGCGCAGCACGTCGTGCTGGCCGTGCCGCCCATCCTCATCAGCCGCATCTCGTACGAACCGCCGCTGCCCCGCCGGCAGCAGCAGCTGCACCAGCACCTGTCGATGGGCTTCGTCATCAAGGTGCACGCCGTCTACGAGACGCCGTTCTGGCGGGAGCAGGGTCTTTCGGGCACCGCCTTCAGCCCGTACGAGCTCGTGCACGAGGCCTACGACAACACGAACCACGAGGACCCCCGCGGCACGCTCGTCGGCTTCGTCGCCGACGAGGAGGCCGACGGCGTCTTCTCGCTGAGCGCCGAGGAGCGCAAGGAGCGCATCCTCGAGTCGCTGTCGCACTACTACGGCGAGCAGGCCAAGCACCCGGTCGTCTACTACGAGAGCGACTGGGGCTCCGAGGAGTGGACGCGCGGCGCCTACGCCGCGAGCTTCGACATGGGCGGCCTCGCGCGCTACGGCGCCGACCTGCGCACGCCCGTCGGGCCCATCCACTTCTCGTGCTCGGACATGGCGGGCAAGGGCTACCAGCACGTCGACGGCGCCATCCGCGTCGGCCGTGAGGTCGCCGACGAGATCCTCGCCGCGTCGTGA